One region of Oryza glaberrima chromosome 7, OglaRS2, whole genome shotgun sequence genomic DNA includes:
- the LOC127778430 gene encoding uncharacterized protein LOC127778430: MAGQRRSGPNVGYTAHGDESREVISSDQQGAPPLLGGGRGEERRVIFFFAFSSISPSCAPAGTSLLLLRLRTKAQGGKNGTLLTPSCAWEEEAKGEKNGTLLTPSCARDGEEGRFSRRAAPRFKGYDIMKDDIGTSYGDLPDHKYFISVREFTTSAMEYIDSTRCSLLGEYKKLNVWIVKERIKCCVRSMAVELFNQHEEGYCLSRFGESNIWVAPTGHIRFRLVTRTKRTDELVCQNYLDLRNVIRQTVFRNYSMDQIPEDWRSLMSLMLHNPHEHGYLICNYAPLIPIENRILFYFRAYEHMRFVLAYTNDAAYRDILKMLPYQNRWFQITEGNYLLEASLKHKNYGVDDNPEKAHDPETFFKYYRHSNCHRLDRCFMIEEVGGYSAEQFELIFIVKYPLFLPLLQQELQRYNQLRCLKPHTLFFYGNIQDAEQSCAMIYHDQLDNPQATVGELMCTLEELYQGTDLTVALHRRITRHTDEPVENEEIILQVKVLPGSRKGTKITLPYEGSHFYGQPPHDLILTLDSAPHETYILYGNDLVVHWVLRLVDALAKCTINLKTLDGRYLKIKVDEVVYPGYELVINDESPIGEGLKGNLRIIFDVSFPKTLSGRQQHSIRQVLDR, from the exons atggcaggACAGAGGAGGAGTGGGCCGAACGTGGGCTATACGGCCCATGGGGATG AAAGCAGAGAGGTCATCTCCAGCGATCAGCAGGGGGCGCCTCCTCTcctgggaggaggaagaggagaagaacgtcgtgtcatcttcttctttgcGTTCTCCAGCATTTCTCCTTCGTGTGCTCCTGCCGGAACGtcacttcttctccttcgtctACGAACAAAAGCTCAGGGAGGGAAGAACGGGACGCTTCTCACGCCGAGCTGCGcctgggaggaggaggctaaggGAGAGAAGAACGGGACGCTTCTCACGCCGAGCTGCGCcagggatggggaggagggacGCTTCTCACGCCGAGCTGCGCCTCGTTTCAAG GGTTACGACATAATGAAGGATGACATAGGCACTTCCTATGGTGATTTACCAGATCACAAGTATTTTATCTCTGTCAGAGAATTCACGACATCAGCGATGGAATATATAGACAGCACTCGGTGTAGTTTGTTGGGAGAATACAAGAAACTCAATGTTTGGATTGTTAAGGAGAGGATTAAGTGTTGTGTCAGATCAATGGCTGTGGAGTTATTCAATCAACATGAAGAGGGGTATTGCTTGTCAAGATTTGGTGAATCTAATATCTGGGTTGCCCCTACTGGACACATAAGATTCCGGCTTGTCACCAGGACAAAAAGGACGGATGAATTGGTTTGTCAAAATTATCTTGATCTTCGTAATGTGATCCGTCAAACCGTATTCAGGAATTACAGTATGGACCAAATACCAGAGGACTGGAGATCTTTAATGTCTCTAATGCTGCACAATCCACATGAGCATGGTTATCTTATCTGCAATTATGCACCACTGATACCAATCGAGAACAGGATACTTTTCTATTTCAGAGCTTATGAGCATATGAGGTTTGTCTTAGCCTACACCAATGATGCTGCTTATCGTGATATACTTAAGATGCTTCCATACCAAAACAGATGGTTTCAAATCACCGAAGGGAATTATTTACTGGAAGCTTCGCTGAAGCACAAAAACTATGGTGTTGATGACAATCCGGAAAAGGCTCATGACCCagaaacattttttaaatactATCGACATTCAAATTGCCACCGGTTAGACAGATGCTTCATGATAGAGGAAGTTGGTGGTTATTCCGCTGAACAGTTTGAATTGATCTTCATTGTGAAGTATCCACTATTCTTACCGTTGTTGCAACAGGAATTGCAAAGATACAACCAGCTGAGGTGCCTAAAACCCCACACGTTATTCTTCTATGGAAAT atTCAAGATGCTGAACAAAGCTGTGCAATGATTTATCATGATCAATTGGATAATCCACAAGCAACAGTTGGAGAACTTATGTGCACCCTTGAAGAGCTGTACCAGGGAACTGATTTGACAGTAGCACTTCATAGGAGGATCACAAGACATACTGATGA ACCTGTGGAGAATGAAGAAATAATTTTACAAGTTAAAGTGCTGCCTGGATCAAGGAAAGGAACAAAAATAACACTTCCTTATGAAGGGTCCCATTTTTATGGCCAGCCGCCCCATGATTTAATTTTGACCCTTGACAGCGCACCTCATGAGACCTACATCCTCTATGGAAATGACCTGGTAGTTCATTGGGTTCTTCGTCTTGTGGATGCACTTGCAAAGTGTACCATAAATCTTAAGACACTTGATGGGCGCTACTTGAAGATCAAAGTTGATGAGGTCGTGTACCCAGGGTATGAGCTGGTAATAAATGATGAATCGCCAATCGGCGAGGGATTGAAAGGAAACTTGAGGATAATATTTGATGTCTCTTTTCCTAAAACACTATCAGGACGACAACAGCATTCAATCAGACAGGTTCTAGATCGGTGA
- the LOC127778247 gene encoding uncharacterized protein LOC127778247: protein MCLLTTSMAGKERSHVHLCLTDYRDGTYTYTVHHIDVAPFFLRSDDPDVPDPGAMEEAVLPPPATRLATRPETNGLEFHHLLRAADGGDMIVATDDQRRTLIYDVAARAVGPGHMLLSDKRVPVSAAVADRLYVLDTSHAARRATCFEALVYDGVEDPLRADWYWRRLPGPPYADDGIGRPLPGSRVTALAVVGAGIWATTAPAEDGVASVRPCSRLDPRRGVWTTPKGAGAGPGTYSFDTERQAWRREGDWELPFAGKAELVPSCNLWFGFSRADGSSSLCAADLAAAPHRACGVWEDFRPPKEWFSCGRHLVSLGSGKLCVVRFFATDPLDKWRRRDPVAIITAMEVRTMPACDGDDDGGRGGERRIKVVKHMSRCIKLPNYNKGRNWVL, encoded by the coding sequence ATGTGTTTGTTGACTACTAGTATGGCGGGAAAGGAGCGGAGCCACGTGCACTTGTGCCTCACCGACTACAGGGACGGCACCTACACCTACACGGTGCACCACATCGACGTCGcccccttcttcctccgctCCGACGACCCCGACGTCCCGGACCCGGGAGCCATGGAGGAGGCTGTCCTGCCCCCACCCGCCACGCGCCTCGCCACGCGCCCGGAGACCAACGGCCTCGAgttccaccacctcctccgcgccgccgacggagGCGACATGATCGTGGCCACCGACGACCAGCGCCGCACCCTCATCTacgacgtcgccgcccgcgccgtcggcccGGGGCACATGCTGCTCTCCGACAAGCGCGTCCcggtctccgccgccgtcgccgaccgcctcTACGTCCTCGACACCTCGCACGCCGCCCGGCGCGCCACCTGCTTCGAGGCCCTCGTgtacgacggcgtcgaggaccCGCTGCGCGCCGACTGGTACTGGCGCCGCCTCCCGGGCCCTCCCTACGCCGACGACGGcatcggccgccctctccccggcTCCCGTGTCACCGCCCTTGCGGTGGTCGGCGCAGGCATCTGggccacgacggcgccggcggaggacggcgtcgcCTCCGTCCGCCCCTGCTCCCGGCTCGACCCCAGGCGCGGCGTCTGGACGACGCCcaagggcgccggcgccggccccgGCACCTACTCGTTCGACACCGAGCGGCAAGCctggaggagagagggcgactGGGAGCTGCCGTTCGCCGGCAAGGCCGAGCTCGTCCCGAGCTGCAACCTGTGGTTCGGCTTCTCCCGCGCCGACGGGTCGTCGTCGCTctgcgccgccgacctcgccgcggcgccgcacAGGGCGTGCGGTGTGTGGGAGGACTTCCGCCCGCCCAAGGAGTGGTTCAGCTGCGGCCGCCACCTCGTCAGCCTCGGCTCCGGCAAGCTCTGCGTCGTCAGGTTCTTCGCCACCGACCCCCTCGACAAATGGAGGCGTAGGGACCCTGTCGCCATCATCACCGCCATGGAGGTGCGGACTATGCCTGCttgcgacggcgacgacgacggcggaagaggaggagaacgGCGGATCAAGGTGGTGAAGCACATGTCTAGGTGTATCAAGCTCCCAAATTACAATAAAGGCAGAAATTGGGTTCTCTAA